The Betta splendens chromosome 4, fBetSpl5.4, whole genome shotgun sequence genome contains a region encoding:
- the LOC114852996 gene encoding adhesion G-protein coupled receptor D2 isoform X4 — protein sequence MRSLFPRLLVCFHGYMSAFALETRSIGAEFYFEYIPDPLQWSAARNLCDEHSGSLATVSSPVEKEELSIFLRSLSVSQPVWIATVMTHTSASETLVLEFTGRSNRKNARLLHKFHSMDSVTICTRLRFDRNIFGFATIFSYSVQSYINEFQLRANLIPGKPVQLALLVHGTHGPYQETFHHDDSWHSVCVSWSQNGGRWELFTDGLLVSRGDDLSNSDSIGPDGLFIIGQEQDTFGGSFKKDESFSGSVAELHIWDRVLNSSEIDIMEKKCSPISSGLVFKWSEAALEIETSITKLWRDKPCQGNFTVFEAFLWKSLVDSNSLHNGTISLEVVHSSRSREDCGIFDPVSRKLDLDKCDSLRGSVCQLKGLPHGLNLPKTTFFTRLSEDPQAKLVVEQMNVNKFWEVLTMLHPEILLRISPSDVLYLSQKIEMDLSPLGGTHFVKGDATEVMLSIATNYVKMSSLLLEPHVAAHWMGSTEDGVSVGPFTVIRSIDRLSEALADVLFAEQRGFTLSTKNIDVFLKWQNLSEEICSQVFKTSDSGSGQDELLIPDTELQRITTLGYDEVMFVHTHYSHLNELLSVSREPQTQQDITKRTPPRHLASGVISAAVRVASKAQSVPVAVQYTLSSSNLVEYSHRASPLCAFWNFSLMHNNTSGWSSDGCSVIFASSRATSCRCNHTTNFAVLMNYLDPQWSPEEELILTKLTFIGSGASLCALVVTLMLFTVLDIPKSDRTSIHKNLFISLICAQVILLCSGSAIHNKVACTLVAALLHLFFMAAFSWMLVEGLLLWSKVVAVNLSEERHMKYYYLIGWGLPVLIVTITLASASGKYSADGYCWLSVQNGVIWGFAGPVIFIIMVNILVMTRVLMITISTAKRRSIMLAMGASPVEQAYEQIRAAVKAVLVLLPILGLTWLFGVLVPFSIVMAYIFILLNSLQVNISVVICGLSALVLCICRWNSLRKKCF from the exons GTGCCTCTGAGACTCTGGTTCTCGAGTTCACCGGGCGCTCGAACAGGAAGAATGCCCGTCTCCTGCACAAGTTCCATTCCATGGACTCAGTGACTATTTGCACCCGTCTCCGTTTTGATCGCAACATCTTTGGATTTGCTACTATTTTCTCTTATTCTGTCCAGTCGTATATCAATGAATTTCAGCTGCGGGCAAATCTGATCCCGGGCAAGCCCGTGCAGCTGGCCCTGCTGGTCCATGGAACTCATGGGCCCTACCAAGAAACGTTCCACCACGATGACTCCTGGCACTCGGTGTGCGTTTCTTGGAGCCAAAATGGTGGACGCTGGGAACTGTTTACAGATGGCCTTTTAGTTTCTAGAGGCGATGACTTGAGCAATTCTGACAGCATTGGTCCTGATGGCCTGTTCATTATCGGGCAGGAGCAGGACACTTTTGGGGGCTCATTTAAGAAGGATGAGTCTTTCTCGGGGAGCGTCGCAGAGCTGCACATTTGGGATCGGGTGCTGAACAGCAGTGAAATTGACATCATGGAAAAGAAGTGCTCACCCATTTCTTCTGGGCTGGTGTTCAAGTGGAGTGAAGCAGCCCTGGAAATAGAGACCTCCATTACAAAACTGTGGCGGGACAAGCCATGTCAAG GGAACTTCACTGTGTTTGAAGCTTTCTTGTGGAAGTCCCTGGTGGACAGTAATTCTTTGCACAACGGAACCATTTCCTTGGAGGTGGTCCACAGCTCTCGCTCCAGAGAGGACTGTGGCATCTTTGACCCTGTCAGCAGGAAGCTGGATCTGGACAAATGTGACTCTCTGAGAGGGTCTGTCTGCCAGTTGAAAG GTCTACCACATGGACTCAATTTACCAAAGACAACGTTCTTCACTAGACTCAGCGAGGATCCCCAGGCTAAACTG GTCGTGGAGCAGATGAACGTTAATAAATTCTGGGAAGTCCTGACTATGCTTCACCCCGAGATTCTTTTGCGTATCTCTCCCAGTGATGTGCTGTACCTCTCCCAGAAGATTGAAATGGACCTGAGTCCACTGGGTGGCACTCACTTTGTAAAAGGCGATGCAACAGAGGTCATGTTGTCTATTGCCACCAACTACGTGAAAATGTCAAGTTTGTTGCTGGAACCCCACGTGGCTGCACATTGGATGGGCAGCACTGAAGATGGG GTCAGTGTGGGGCCATTTACTGTCATTAGGAGCATCGATCGTCTCTCTGAAGCTCTTGCAGATGTGCTTTTTGCTGAGCAAAGAGGATTCACTCTTTCTACCAAGAACATAG ATGTGTTCCTAAAATGGCAGAATCTATCTGAAGAGATCTGTAGTCAGGTATTCAAGACATCTGACTCTGGTAGTGGTCAGGATGAGCTACTGATCCCAGACACTGAGCTTCAGAGAATAACTACGCTAG GATATGACGAAGTGATGTTTGTTCATACCCATTACAGCCATTTGAATGAGCTCCTGTCTGTATCACGAGAGCCACAGACTCAACAGGACATAACAAAAAG AACCCCTCCACGTCACCTTGCTTCTGGTGTCATATCAGCTGCCGTCCGCGTTGCCTCCAAGGCCCAAAGTGTCCCTGTGGCTGTACAGTACACCCTTTCCTCATCAAACTTG GTGGAGTATTCACATCGAGCTTCTCCACTTTGTGCATTTTGGAATTTCAGCCTCAT GCATAACAATACCAGCGGCTGGTCCAGTGATGGCTGCAGTGTGATCTTTGCCAGCTCTCGTGCCACTTCCTGCAGGTGTAATCACACTACCAACTTTGCAGTACTTATGAATTATCTGGATCCACAG TGGAGTCCTGAGGAAGAGCTTATTCTGACCAAGCTGACGTTCATCGGCTCTGGCGCTTCTCTGTGTGCACTGGTGGTGACCTTGATGCTGTTCACTGTGCTGGA TATTCCCAAATCTGACAGGACGTCCATTCATAAGAACCTGTTCATTTCTTTGATATGTGCCCAGGTCATTCTGCTTTGCAGTGGCTCAGCTATTCACAACAAG gtgGCGTGTACACTTGTGGCAGCGCTGCTTCATCTCTTCTTCATGGCGGCATTTAGCTGGATGCTGGTGGAGGGTCTTCTGCTGTGGAGCAAAGTGGTTGCTGTAAACCTGAGCGAGGAGCGACACATGAAGTATTACTATCTCATCGGATGGG gTCTGCCAGTGCTGATAGTCACTATCACCCTGGCATCGGCCTCAGGCAAATACTCAGCCGACGGCTATTGTTGGCTCAGTGTGCAGAACGGTGTTATCTGGGGCTTCGCTGGGCccgtcatcttcatcatcatg GTTAATATCCTGGTAATGACCAGGGTATTGATGATCACAATCTCCACAGCCAAGAGAAGGTCCATCATGTTGGCCATGGGTGCCAGTCCCGTAGAGCAAGCCTATGAACAAATAAG ggCTGCAGTGAAAGCAGTGCTGGTGTTGCTGCCCATCCTTGGATTGACATGGCTGTTTGGCGTCCTGGTGCCTTTCTCCATTGTCATGGCCTACATCTTCATCCTGCTCAACTCTCTGCAG GTCAACATTAGTGTTGTCATTTGTGGCTTATCAGCACTGGTTTTATGCATCTGCCGTTGGAATTCACTGAGGAAGAAatgcttttaa
- the LOC114852996 gene encoding adhesion G-protein coupled receptor D2 isoform X5, whose amino-acid sequence MRSLFPRLLVCFHGYMSAFALETRSIGAEFYFEYIPDPLQWSAARNLCDEHSGSLATVSSPVEKEELSIFLRSLSVSQPVWIATVMTHTSASETLVLEFTGRSNRKNARLLHKFHSMDSVTICTRLRFDRNIFGFATIFSYSVQSYINEFQLRANLIPGKPVQLALLVHGTHGPYQETFHHDDSWHSVCVSWSQNGGRWELFTDGLLVSRGDDLSNSDSIGPDGLFIIGQEQDTFGGSFKKDESFSGSVAELHIWDRVLNSSEIDIMEKKCSPISSGLVFKWSEAALEIETSITKLWRDKPCQGNFTVFEAFLWKSLVDSNSLHNGTISLEVVHSSRSREDCGIFDPVSRKLDLDKCDSLRGSVCQLKGLPHGLNLPKTTFFTRLSEDPQAKLVVEQMNVNKFWEVLTMLHPEILLRISPSDVLYLSQKIEMDLSPLGGTHFVKGDATEVMLSIATNYVKMSSLLLEPHVAAHWMGSTEDGVSVGPFTVIRSIDRLSEALADVLFAEQRGFTLSTKNIDVFLKWQNLSEEICSQVFKTSDSGSGQDELLIPDTELQRITTLGYDEVMFVHTHYSHLNELLSVSREPQTQQDITKRTPPRHLASGVISAAVRVASKAQSVPVAVQYTLSSSNLVEYSHRASPLCAFWNFSLMHNNTSGWSSDGCSVIFASSRATSCRCNHTTNFAVLMNYLDPQWSPEEELILTKLTFIGSGASLCALVVTLMLFTVLDIPKSDRTSIHKNLFISLICAQVILLCSGSAIHNKVACTLVAALLHLFFMAAFSWMLVEGLLLWSKVVAVNLSEERHMKYYYLIGWGLPVLIVTITLASASGKYSADGYCWLSVQNGVIWGFAGPVIFIIMVNILVMTRVLMITISTAKRRSIMLAMGASPVEQAYEQIRAAVKAVLVLLPILGLTWLFGVLVPFSIVMAYIFILLNSLQ is encoded by the exons GTGCCTCTGAGACTCTGGTTCTCGAGTTCACCGGGCGCTCGAACAGGAAGAATGCCCGTCTCCTGCACAAGTTCCATTCCATGGACTCAGTGACTATTTGCACCCGTCTCCGTTTTGATCGCAACATCTTTGGATTTGCTACTATTTTCTCTTATTCTGTCCAGTCGTATATCAATGAATTTCAGCTGCGGGCAAATCTGATCCCGGGCAAGCCCGTGCAGCTGGCCCTGCTGGTCCATGGAACTCATGGGCCCTACCAAGAAACGTTCCACCACGATGACTCCTGGCACTCGGTGTGCGTTTCTTGGAGCCAAAATGGTGGACGCTGGGAACTGTTTACAGATGGCCTTTTAGTTTCTAGAGGCGATGACTTGAGCAATTCTGACAGCATTGGTCCTGATGGCCTGTTCATTATCGGGCAGGAGCAGGACACTTTTGGGGGCTCATTTAAGAAGGATGAGTCTTTCTCGGGGAGCGTCGCAGAGCTGCACATTTGGGATCGGGTGCTGAACAGCAGTGAAATTGACATCATGGAAAAGAAGTGCTCACCCATTTCTTCTGGGCTGGTGTTCAAGTGGAGTGAAGCAGCCCTGGAAATAGAGACCTCCATTACAAAACTGTGGCGGGACAAGCCATGTCAAG GGAACTTCACTGTGTTTGAAGCTTTCTTGTGGAAGTCCCTGGTGGACAGTAATTCTTTGCACAACGGAACCATTTCCTTGGAGGTGGTCCACAGCTCTCGCTCCAGAGAGGACTGTGGCATCTTTGACCCTGTCAGCAGGAAGCTGGATCTGGACAAATGTGACTCTCTGAGAGGGTCTGTCTGCCAGTTGAAAG GTCTACCACATGGACTCAATTTACCAAAGACAACGTTCTTCACTAGACTCAGCGAGGATCCCCAGGCTAAACTG GTCGTGGAGCAGATGAACGTTAATAAATTCTGGGAAGTCCTGACTATGCTTCACCCCGAGATTCTTTTGCGTATCTCTCCCAGTGATGTGCTGTACCTCTCCCAGAAGATTGAAATGGACCTGAGTCCACTGGGTGGCACTCACTTTGTAAAAGGCGATGCAACAGAGGTCATGTTGTCTATTGCCACCAACTACGTGAAAATGTCAAGTTTGTTGCTGGAACCCCACGTGGCTGCACATTGGATGGGCAGCACTGAAGATGGG GTCAGTGTGGGGCCATTTACTGTCATTAGGAGCATCGATCGTCTCTCTGAAGCTCTTGCAGATGTGCTTTTTGCTGAGCAAAGAGGATTCACTCTTTCTACCAAGAACATAG ATGTGTTCCTAAAATGGCAGAATCTATCTGAAGAGATCTGTAGTCAGGTATTCAAGACATCTGACTCTGGTAGTGGTCAGGATGAGCTACTGATCCCAGACACTGAGCTTCAGAGAATAACTACGCTAG GATATGACGAAGTGATGTTTGTTCATACCCATTACAGCCATTTGAATGAGCTCCTGTCTGTATCACGAGAGCCACAGACTCAACAGGACATAACAAAAAG AACCCCTCCACGTCACCTTGCTTCTGGTGTCATATCAGCTGCCGTCCGCGTTGCCTCCAAGGCCCAAAGTGTCCCTGTGGCTGTACAGTACACCCTTTCCTCATCAAACTTG GTGGAGTATTCACATCGAGCTTCTCCACTTTGTGCATTTTGGAATTTCAGCCTCAT GCATAACAATACCAGCGGCTGGTCCAGTGATGGCTGCAGTGTGATCTTTGCCAGCTCTCGTGCCACTTCCTGCAGGTGTAATCACACTACCAACTTTGCAGTACTTATGAATTATCTGGATCCACAG TGGAGTCCTGAGGAAGAGCTTATTCTGACCAAGCTGACGTTCATCGGCTCTGGCGCTTCTCTGTGTGCACTGGTGGTGACCTTGATGCTGTTCACTGTGCTGGA TATTCCCAAATCTGACAGGACGTCCATTCATAAGAACCTGTTCATTTCTTTGATATGTGCCCAGGTCATTCTGCTTTGCAGTGGCTCAGCTATTCACAACAAG gtgGCGTGTACACTTGTGGCAGCGCTGCTTCATCTCTTCTTCATGGCGGCATTTAGCTGGATGCTGGTGGAGGGTCTTCTGCTGTGGAGCAAAGTGGTTGCTGTAAACCTGAGCGAGGAGCGACACATGAAGTATTACTATCTCATCGGATGGG gTCTGCCAGTGCTGATAGTCACTATCACCCTGGCATCGGCCTCAGGCAAATACTCAGCCGACGGCTATTGTTGGCTCAGTGTGCAGAACGGTGTTATCTGGGGCTTCGCTGGGCccgtcatcttcatcatcatg GTTAATATCCTGGTAATGACCAGGGTATTGATGATCACAATCTCCACAGCCAAGAGAAGGTCCATCATGTTGGCCATGGGTGCCAGTCCCGTAGAGCAAGCCTATGAACAAATAAG ggCTGCAGTGAAAGCAGTGCTGGTGTTGCTGCCCATCCTTGGATTGACATGGCTGTTTGGCGTCCTGGTGCCTTTCTCCATTGTCATGGCCTACATCTTCATCCTGCTCAACTCTCTGCAG TGA